From the genome of Streptomyces sp. NBC_01304:
TATCGGGCGTACAAACAGATCGCCGACATCTTCAACCGGCGGCTCGACGAGGAGGCGCGGCGGTATCCGCGGACCGTGGGGCTCGAGCCGCACCATGCCGAGCTGCTGCCCGAGGTCGTCATCAGCATCGGGGCCGAGGGATTCGCCAAGCTGGCAGTCAAGGCCATGCAGCCCAAGCCCAAGCCGCAGGTGTACGTCGATCACATCCATGCCCCGCTGGTGTCCGTGCGGGAGCAGGGTGAGGTCGTCATCGGGCGGTTGCGGGAGCTGGGGGAGGCGAGCTTCCAGGTGCTTGTCGAGGACGCCGGGGACACGCTCACCGTCGTCGCCCGGTTCCTCGCCCTGCTCGAGCTGTACCGAGAGAAGGCGGTCGCGCTGGACCAGGACGAGGCCCTGGGCGAGCTGACGGTGCGCTGGACCGGTGGGGAGGGCGCCGAGCCGCTGGTCACCGATGAGTTCGACCGGCCGCCGGACGCGCCTGAGGACAAGGGCAAGGGCGACGACGTACAGGACGTAGAGGTAGTGGAGGAGTCGGTGTGAGTGGTGAGGACATGCTCGAGGCGGCCCCGGCCGGACTGCTCGCCGTCGCCGAGCTGGAGCTGAAGCCCGCCCTGGAGGCGGTCCTCATGGTCGTCGACGAGCCGGCCACCGAGGAGCACCTCGCCAAGGTGCTCGACCGGCCCAGGCGGCAGGTCGCCGACGCGCTGCGGGAGCTGGCCGACGAGTACACCGTGCAAGGGCGGGGCTTCGAGCTGCGTCTGGTCGCGGGCGGGTGGCGGTTCTACAGCCGTCCCGAGTACGCCGCCGCCGTCGAGCGCTTCGTCCTGGACGGGCAGCAGGCCCGGCTCACCCAGGCGGCCCTGGAGACCCTCGCGGTCGTCGCGTACCGGCAGCCGGTCAGCCGGTCGAGGGTTTCCGCGGTGCGCGGGGTGAACTGTGACGGGGTCATGCGGACCCTGCTGCAGCGGGGTCTGGTCGAGGAGGCGGGCGCGGAACCCGAAACAGGTGCGATCCTGTACAGGACGACGAACTACTTTCTGGAGCGGATGGGCCTGCGCGGCCTGGACGAGCTCCCGGAGCTCGCACCGTTCCTGCCCGAGGCGGAAGCGATCGAGTCCGAGACCCAGGAAGGGGTGCCGTCGTTCGATCCGGACGCTCCGGATCTAGACGACGCAGACGACAAGACGGAAATTTGATGCGAAGCAGCAACGGCAGGAACAGCAGCGGAAACAACGGCGGGAGCCGTGGTGGCAACAGCGGCGGCCGTGGCAGCAGCGGTGGCCGCCCCTCCGGAGGTGGCCGCCCCAGTAGCGGTGGCCGACCCTCCAGCGGTGGTGGGCGCCCCAGCAGTGGTGGTGGCCGCCCCAGCAGTGGTGGCCGAGGCGATTACCGGGGTGCCGGTAACAGCCGCGACGACAGGCAGGGCCAGGGTCGGGGCGGCAGTGACAGCCGCGACGACAGGCCGAGCAGGCCCAGCAAGCCGCGTCCCGAGGAGCGGCGCTACGACGTAGGCCCGGGCAGCACGCACGAGGGTCCGAAGTCGGGGCGTGGCGCGTCGGCGCGCGGTGGCGCCAAGGGCGGTCCCAAGCAGGGACAGCAGCAGCGCGGCCGTAACCGCACCGAGCCGGCCCGCTCGCGCGAGTACGAGACGCGTACCGAGGAGCGCAACCGCGACCGGTACGCGGGCAAGCCGCAGATCAAGACGCCCAAGACCTTCCCCGGCGCCGAGCAGGAGGGCGAGCGTCTGCAGAAGATCCTCGCCCGCGCCGGCTACGGCTCGCGGCGGGCCTGCGAGGAGCTGGTCGACCAGTCGCGCGTCGAGGTCAACGGCGAGATCGTGATCGAGCAGGGGCTGCGGGTCGACCCCGAGAAGGACCAGATCAAGGTCGACGGGCTGACCGTCGCCACGCAGTCGTACCAGTTCTTCGTGCTCAACAAGCCGGCCGGCGTCGTCTCCACCATGGAGGACAACGAGGGCCGGCAGTGCCTCGGCGACTACGTGACGAACCGCGAGACGCGGCTCTTCCACGTCGGGCGGCTCGACACCGAGACCGAGGGCGTCATCCTGCTCACCAACCACGGTGAGCTGGCGCACCGCCTCACGCACCCCAAGTACGGCGTGAAGAAGGTCTATCTGGCCGCGATCGTCGGCCCGATCCCGCGCGACCTGGGCAAGCAGCTCAAGAACGGCATCCAGCTCGAGGACGGGTACGCCAAGGCCGACCACTTCCGGGTCGTCGAGAACACCGGCAAGAACTACCTGGTCGAGGTGACCCTGCACGAGGGCCGCAAGCACATCGTGCGCCGCATGCTCGCCGAGGCCGGGTTCCCGGTCGAGAAGCTGGTGCGGACCTCGTTCGGGCCGATCACGCTCGGCGACCAGAAGTCGGGTTGGCTGCGCAGGCTGTCCAACACGGAGGTCGGCATGCTGATGAACGAAGTCGATCTGTAGGTCGTAGCGCACTGTAGGTCGTAGCGCACGCCGAACATCAGGCGGTCGCCCTCGCGGGAAGCGAGGGTGGCCGCCTTTTCGTGTGTCGTGGCCGTCTTTTCGTGTTCAAGGGGTTGTGCGCGGCCGCAGTCCGTCTTTATAGTCGAGGTGACCAATAGTCATTGTGACCATTAAGAGGTGAGCGTGATGGAGGGCTACGACAAGTACGCGTTCGAGCCGTTCGCCGTCACGGTCGACCTTGCCGTCTTCACGCTCCGCGCGGGCATGCTGCACGTCCTGCTCGTCGAGCGCGGCCAGGAGCCGTACGCGGGGCGCTGGGCGCTGCCCGGCGGGTTCGTACTGCCCCACGAGTCCGCGGAGACGGCGGCCGGGCGTGAACTCGCCGAGGAGACCGGCCTGTCGGACGTCGAGAAGCTGCACCTGGAGCAGCTGCGGACCTACAGCGGCCCGGAGCGGGACCCGAGGATGCGTGTCGTCTCGGTCGCCTTCACGGCGCTGGTGCCCGACGCCCCCGAGGCGCGCGGCGGTGGTGACGCCGCGCATGCCGCGTGGCTGCCGTACGCCTCGTACGGGCCGCTCGCCTTCGACCACGACCAGATCCTCGAGGACGCGCACGAACGGATCGGCGCCAAGCTCGAATACAGCGATCTGGCCACCCACTTCTGCCCGCCCGAGTTCACGCTCGGCGAGCTGCGGCAGGTGTACGAGACGGTGTGGGGCACCGCGCTCGACCCGGCCAACTTCCGCCGCAAGGTGCTCGCCACGCCCGGCTTCGTGGAGCCGCTGGCCGGGGCCGCGCGGCTGACCGGCGGACGCGGCAAGCCCGCGGCGCTGTACCGCGCGGGGGCCAACGCCGCGCTGCATCCACCCCTGCTGCGTCCGTCAGTCCCGGAAGGAGACCTCTCATGAAGCGAGTGGCAACCATGAAGCGTGCGGCGACCGGATCACTCATCGGGCTCGCCCTGGGGGACGCGCTCGGGTTCCCGACCGAGTTCAACGACATCCCCTCGATCCTCGCCAAGTGCGGTCCCTGGCGGGACATGGAGCTGCCCAGGCCCGCGATCGTCACGGACGACACCCAGATGACGCTCGCGCTCGGGCGCGGCCTGCGGGACGCCATGGGACGGGGGCTGCTCGGGCCGAAGCGGATGGAGCACTCGGTGCGGCCCGAGTTCGTGGAGTGGTACCACTCGCCGGAGAACAACCGCGCCCCGGGCCGCACTTGTCTGGTGGCCTGCCGGCGGCTCGACAGCAGCAGGCCCTGGCAGGAGGCCAGCCAGATCGACTCCAAGGGCTGCGGCGCCAATATGCGGGTCGCGCCCATCGGGATGGTGCCCGGGTTGAGCGAGGGCCAGCGGGCCGGGGCCGCGCAGCTGCAGTCGGCGCTCACGCACGGACATCCCACGGCCCTCGCGGCGAGCGATCTGACGGCGCGGGCGGTGTTCCTGCTCATGCACGGCGCGGAGCCGCACGAGCTGATCGGGCTGCTGCGGTCGTACGCGCTCGAGAACCGCACGCGCTACCACGCGACCTGGCTCGGCGATCTGTGGACGCGCTCCCAGGACCCGACGCCGGAGCACTTCATCGCGCGCGGCTGGGACGAGTGCCTGGTGATGCTCAACCTGTTGGAGGCGGCGGTGCAGGCCGGGGACGAGGAGGCCGACCCTTGCCTGGCGACGGGGGAGGGCTGGGTGGCCGAAGAGGCCTTCGCGACCGGCCTGTTGTGCTTCCTGCTCTTCCCGGAAGAGCCGGTGACGGCCCTGCGCCGGGCGGCCTGCACTTCGGGCGACTCGGACTCGATCGCCTGCCTGGCGGGGGCGTTCGCCGGGGCCTACCTGGGATCGGACGTGTGGCCCTCGGGGTGGGCCGAGCGGATCGAGTACCGGTCGGAACTGCTGACGCTCGGGGCGCTCTGGGACGCGTGAGGCGCACAGCGCCGCACGGCGGGTGAGGGCCGCGGCGCTCTGGGACGCGTGAGGTCTGCGGCGTTGCGGGGCGCGTGGGCCCCGGGGCGTTGCGGGACCTTGAGGCTTGCGCGGGTGGGGGCCCGCGCAGGGTGGGGGATCGGGTCGGGGGACCCGGGCGGGGGAAGGGCGGGCGGCGTGCGGTGCGGGGGACCGTGCGTCGCCCGTGGCGGGGAGCCTGCGGGGCCGCACGCTTCGGCGGCGGGAATCCGGGCGGCGGTCGGCGCGCTCGTCTGCGGGAATCGGGGCGACGTGCCGTGCGCTCGTCTGCGGGAATCCGGCGGCGTGCCCGCAAGGTGGTGGAGTGGCTGGGGCTGGGGCTGAACGGTTGTCCACCGGGCCGGGCAGTGGTCCCGCACCTGCCCGTGGGGTGCTGTGCGGGGCCACGCACCTGCCAGTGGGGCGCTTGTGCGGGGCCAGGCTCCGGTCTCCGCAGGAGGTCGGGCGTGCAGGCGGAGGCGGCCCATGCCCATGAGTCGGCCGGGCCGGTTCCGGGCGGCAGACGGCCTCTGCGAGGCTTGGCGCATGCGCACGCACGACGACATACGCCTCCGCGAGGCAGGTCTCCCGGACACCGACCTCGGGCCCGTCCTCGCCGAGCAGGCCGACCCGCTGCTCTTCGCCACCGTCTCCGGGGCCCATCTGTACGGGTTTCCGTCCCAGGACTCGGACGTGGACCTGCGCGGGGTGCATCTGCTGCCCCTCGACGCGCTGGTCGGGCTGCGCGAGCCGGACGAGACGCGCAGCAGGATGTGGGTGCGGGACGGGATCGAGATGGACCTCGTCACGCACGACCTGCGCAAGTTCGTACGGCTGATGCTGCGGCGCAACGGCTATGTGCTCGAGCAGCTCCTGTCACCGCTCGTCGTGCATACGTCGGACGCGCACGCGGAGCTGGTGGCGCTCGCCCCCGACGTGCTGACCAGTCATCACGCCCATCATTACCGGGGGTTCGCGACCACCCAGGAGCGGCTCTTCGAGAAGACGGGCGAGCTGAAGCCGCTCCTGTACGCGTTCCGGGTACTGCTGACCGGGATCCACTTGATGCGCAGCGGTGAGGTGCAGGCCCATCTGCCGTCGCTGATCGGGCTCGTGGACGCTCCCGCGTATCTGCCCGACCTCGTCGCGGCCAAGGCCGGGGCCGAGCACGGCGCCGCCGACGTCGAGCACGCGCGCGTGGCCGACGATCTGGCCCGGCTGCACGCCCTGCTCGACGCGGCGCAGGCGGACTCGGGACTTCCGGACGCCCCGGCCGCGTACGACGCCCTACACGACTTGGTGGTCCGGGTCCGACTGGAGCGCTGAGGCGCGGCGGACCCGGAAGAGGAAGTCGGCCACCCTCGCCCGGTCCGGCTCCGTCGGGAGCGGGGACTTCGCGTCGGCCTCCGCCGCCTCGGCCGCCAGCCGGTTCATGCGGGCCTCGACCTCCGGCCAGGGGACCTCGCCGTGCTTCACGGCGAGCAGGTCGTCGCGGGCCTCGCCCACGTCGATGACCAGCTCGCCGGTGCGCAGCAGATCGCGGCAGGACATCAGCAGGCGCAGCAGGTGCATGGCGTGCTTCCAGCGCGGGGCGCCGTGGGTGCGTACGTCCGCGTCCAGCTTCTTGCGCTGGCCGAGCGCATAGCGGGCAAACGTGTCGTGGGCCTGGCGGGACAGGAACGCCGGGCGCAGGGTGAGGAGTTCGCGGCCCGTGTCGTCGATGTGCTCGACGAGCGGCGAGTGCAGGCACTCCAGGATGTTCGGGTTGGCGCGCAGCGCGAGCTCGCAGAAGCGCTCCAGCTCCCAGGAGAACTGCTCGTCCAGCGGGCCCTCGATGTGCGTGGGGGGCTTGTCGAAGCGCCAGTACAGCGGGGTCGGGGCGAGGAAGATGCCGCGCCGGTCCGTGTCGCTGGCGTCCGTGGCCAGGCCGAAGGCGCGCGAGCCCATCACGCAGGAGTAGATGGTGTGGTCGCGTACGAGGGCCGTCTGCTGATCATCGGGGGGTGGTGCGGTCATGCGGCCCGAGGTTACGGGAGCAAGGGCCCGGAACACCTCCGTATTTGCGCCGGGCGGACCGAGTCGCTGCTCACGGCAGGCGGACCGAGTCGCCCGTCACGGCAGGCGGATCGAGTCGCCGGAAACCGTGATCTGCTGCGGCGAGAGGGGCGCGGGCGCCGGGCCGTCCGCCACCGCCGCGTCCGCGATGCGGTACTTGCTGCCGTGGCAGGGGCAGTTGATGGTGCCGCCCGAGACGTCGTTGACCGTGCAGCCCGCGTGGGTGCAGACCGCGGAGAAGGCCTTGAAGTCGCCGGCCGTGGGCTGGGTCACGACGATCTTCTTGTCCTTGAAGATCTTGCCGCCGCCGACCTCGACGTCCGACGTCTTGGCCAACTCCTCGCCTGCGGGCGGCTGTTCGCTCGAGGCCTCGCCCTTCGGCGGCTTGCCGCTCGTCGGCCCGTCACCGGACGGCTCCGGCTCCGCCGGGGTCGGGGACCCGGGCGTGGCCGTCGCGGAAGGTGCGGTCGGGGCCTCGCCGCCGCCGCCCTCGTCGCCGTACTTGCTGCAGCCCGCGAGCGCCGCGGCGGCCCCAGCGGCCAGGACCGTGCGCCGGGAGGCGCGTACGGACGCCACATCGTCAGTGGTCATGTCGCCACTCGTCATGTCGTCACCCCGAAGGTCCGGAAGAACCACAGGGCCGAGGTGAGCCAGACCACCGTGAGCACCGCGAAGACCAGGCCGCCCACGACCGGAAGCAGCCAGCCCGGCAGCCGCTCGGTCCGCAGCAGGAGCATCTTCGCGCTGAACGCCCCGAAGAAGACGCAGCCGAACAGGGAGTGCCACATGGTCCGGGTGTCGTACGTCTGATAGCCCAGCGCGTACAGACAGTGCACGGCGACCGGCACCGCGAGCAGGAACGCCACCCGCCCCGACCAGCGGTGCACGAACGCCATCCACGGCTTGGAGCGCACGCCGGGCAGCCGCCCGTACAGCGCGAGGGCCGAGCCCAACTGCACCACGGCGAAGGCGAACGCGGCCGTCCCCAGCCACGCCTTCACGGCGCCCGTGCTGCTGAAGCCCGCGAGGTTGAAGGCGGTGCCCTCCGGGTCGTGCACCTTGCCGTAGGCGCCGAGCCCGACCGCGACCGCCGCGGCGACCAGGGCCGGGACCAGATAGCGGGCCGGGCGCGGGCGGCTGTGCGTGGTGTGCGGCCGGCCCGGGAAGCTCTGGGTGGCGGCGTTGGGGTCGACGCTCATGGTCACCTCACGGGACGTCTGTCGGGCTGTACGGGGGACGGGCTCAGGGGACGACGGGGCGGGCGGTGACCTTCTCGCCGTCGACGACGACCACGCCGGTCTCCGGGTCGATGCGCGGCGCGGGCCCGGGCTTGCCGTCCCGCTTGAGGATGCCGACCTGCTTGCCGTCGGGCAGCACGATCCAGCCGCCGTCGAGCTTGGCCCCGCGCACCGTCTGGGTGGCGCGGTAGAGGCCGGACGGCTTGACGGCCTTGGTGAGGCTGAAGCGGTAGGCCTGTTTGTCGACGTCCACGGTCCCGGTGAGCTTCTTGCCCGCGAGCGTGCCTTCGAGCTTGCTGCCGTGCTTGCCGGTCAGCCGCATCGAGCCGTCGTCCTCGACGTTCCCCTTCAGCCAGGACTCCTTGTTGCGGCCGTCGCAGAAGTACGCGACCGCCTTGCCGTCCTTCACGGAGACCGAGACCGCCGCGGAGTCGTCGTCGGTGCGGCCCGCGTAGTCCGCGTCCGGCGGCGGCTCGGCCGGCTTGCTCGTGGACGGCTTTGCCGACGGCTTGTCCGAGCTCGCGGGCGCGCTCGTCGGCGTACCGGCGGAGGGAGTCGGCGACGCTCCGCCGGAGCCGCCCCCGTACGCGGAGCGGCCGGTCCCCGTCGTCGCGTTCAGGGACAGCATGAACAGGGCGAGCAAAAGCCCAGCGAGAAGGGTGAAGAGGGGTCCGGAGCGCTTCATTTGGAGCCTCCCCCGAGGCGCGGCGGTCGCCGGCCCGCAGTTGCGGAGCCTCCATGCAAGCGGACGGGTGCACCGGCGTCCAGGGGGTGGACGGTCCCAAAACGGGACACTGCGGTCGCAGCGGTCCCAAGTGGCGGTGCTGGGCGGTTCGGGTGACATTTGGACTGTCCGAGGTTCCCGGCGCCCCCGCGCGGGCACCGGGCCCGGCCGCACTCTCGAAAGGCGTGACATGGCGGGCAATGATCCTCTTGGTGACCTTCTCGGCAGCCTCCTCGGCGGAGGCAAGCAGGGCGGTTCCGGCGGTGGTGGCGGGGGCGGCGGAATTCTGGCCGCGCTGCTCAGCGCGTTCATGAACAAGGGCGGAAGCGGCGGCAGTCACCCGCTCTCCGGTCTGCTCGAGCAGTTCAACAAGGCCGGGCTCGCCGACGAGAGCCAGTCCTGGGTCAAGCAGGGCGAGAACCAGCAGGTGACCGGCGCCCAGGTCCAGCAGGCCCTGCCCGACGAGACCCTCCAGGAGGTGGCGCAGAAGGTCGGCGTCAGCCCTGAGCAAGCCGCGAACGAGATCGCTCAGGTGCTGCCCCAGGCGGTCGACCAGCTGACGCCCCAAGGGCAGGTTCCCGCCGAGTCCATCGAGGACCTGATGCGCAAGCAGGGCCTCTGACCCGGCCGCACCGCCCCGCACCGTGCACGGAGCCCGTCTCGGCAGACGGGCCCCGTGCACTGTTGTGTACGCGACTGACTACTGTGTATTGCGACTTACTACGCTTGGCGCTTGCACGAGATCGCACGCCTGCACGAGACCGCACCGGTCCGGTCCGCACCAGACCGCATACGGTTCCGCACCGAATCACCCCGGGCAGAGCCGCATATCCGACCCACCGCGCAGCGAGGACATCCACAGTGAGAACCGCCGCCGTCCACGGGACCGGCCTGATCGGTACCTCCGTCGCCCTGGCGCTCGCGAGTCGCGGTGTCACCGTGCACCTCGTCGACCACGACCCGGAGCAGGCCCGTACGGCCGCCGCGCTCGGAGCGGGCACCGACGCCGCCCCCGAGGGTCCGGTCGACCTCGTCGTGGTCGCCGTGCCGCCGGCGCACGTGGCGTCGACCCTCGCCGAGGTGATGGGGCGCGGCGTCGGCCGTGGCTACATCGACGTGGCCAGCGTGAAGGGCGGGCCGCGGCGCGAACTGGAGGCGCTCGGGCTCGATCTGAGCTCCTACATCGGTACGCATCCGATGTCGGGCCGCGAGCGTTCGGGCCCGCTGGCCGGGACCGCCGACCTCTTCGAGGGGCGGCCCTGGGTGCTCACGCCGACCCGGGACACCGACACCGAGGTGCTGAACCTCGCCCTCGAACTGGTCGCGCTCTGCCGGGCCGTGCCCGTCGTCATGGAGGCGGACGCCCACGACCGGGCCGTCGCGCTCGTCTCGCACATGCCGCATCTGGTGTCCAGCATGGTCGCGGCCCGGCTCCAGGACGCCGAGGAGACGGCTGTACGTCTGTGCGGTCAGGGCATCCGCGATGTCACGCGGATCGCCGCGTCCGATCCCCGGATGTGGATCGACATCCTCTCGGCCAACCCCGGGCCGGTCGCCGAGCTGCTCGCCGCGGTCTCCGCCGACCTGGACGAGACGGTCGAGGCGCTGCGGGCGCTGCAGTCCTCGGACGAGGACAAGCGCCGCCTTGGCGCCGCCGGGATCGAGGATGTGCTGCGGCGGGGCAATGCGGGGCAGGTGCGGGTGCCGGGCAAGCACGGGTCGGCGCCGACCGCGTACGAGATCGTGGCCGTGCTCATCGACGACCAGCCCGGGCAGCTGGCTCGCATCTTCGGCGATGCGGATCGGGCCGGGGTCAACATCGAGGATGTGCGCATCGAGCATGCGACGGGGCAGCAGGCGGGGCTTGTGCAGTTGATGGTGGAGCCTGCGGCTGCGGCCCGCTTGAGCGCGGCGCTGCGGGAGCGGGGCTGGGCCATTCGGCAATAGCTTGCCGTGGCTTTGGCCCTCGCTCTGTTGTGGCTGGGCCGGGTTCGTCCGGCCCTGTCGTGGCTGGGGTCGCGGGGGCGCTGCCCCCGGGCCCCCGGTCCTTGCCGGACGGGCTGTCTTTTGCCCCTCCCCGCCCCTTCCCTAGATCCTGCGGAGCTTGGGGGCGGGTGGGGGATCGGGGATCCGGGTGGGTGGCTGGCCGTTCGAGATCGGGGGCTGCGCCCCCTGACCCCCCATCGCGCTTCGCGCTCGTCCTCAAACGCCGGACGGGCTGGATGAATCGGGCCGGGGCTGATCCGGAGGCCCGTGGAATGGGCGGCTCGCGCGAGCCAGTAACCTTGTCCGGGGCTATTTCTCGCCCCATACCGCAGACCCGTGACCAGGAAGGTGCTTGCCACCGTGGAAACCGCCGCCCCCTCGGCAGTGATTGTCGCCATCGACGGCCCCTCCGGCACGGGCAAGTCCAGCACCTCCAAGGCCGTGGCCGAGCAGCTCGGGCTCAGCTACCTGGACACCGGGGCCCAGTACCGGGCGATCACCTGGTGGATGGTCCACAACGGGATCGACATCACGGATCCGTCGGCCATCGCCGCCGCCGCGGGCAAGCCGGAGATCCTCTCGGGTACCGACCCGGCCGGCCCCACCATCACCGTCGACGGTACGGACGTGGCGGGCCCCATCCGTACCCAGGAGGTCACCTCCAAGGTCAGCGCGGTGAGTGCGGTGCCCGAGGTGCGTACCCGGATCACCGAGCTGCAGCGTTCGATCGCCGCCGGCGCCGAGCGGGGCATCGTCGTCGAGGGGCGGGACATCGGTACGACCGTGCTGCCCGACGCCGACCTCAAGGTCTTCCTCACCGCCTCGCCGGAGGCCCGCGCCGCCCGCCGCAGCGGTGAGCTCAAGGGCGCCGACGTCAACGCCACCCGTGAGGCCCTGCTCAAGCGGGACGCCGCCGACTCCGGCCGCAAGACCTCGCCGCTCGCCAAGGCGGACGACGCGGTCGAGGTCGACACCAGCGACCTCACGCTGCAGCAGGTCATCGAGTGCGTCGTGACCCTGGTCGAGGAGAAGCGGGCCGCGAAGTGACCGAGCCCGCCACAGCGCCCTCCGAGCGGGGTGCGGAGGTCGGCCGCCGGATCGGGGTCGGCCTCATGTATGGCTTCTGGAAGCCGCGCGTGCTCGGCGCCTGGAAGGTGCCGGCCGCCGGACCTGTCATCCTTGCGGTGAACCACACCCACGGCCTCGACGGTCCCATGCTGATGGGCACCGCGCCCCGGCCGGTGCACTTCCTGATCAAGAAGGAAGCGTTCGTCGGGCCGCTCGACCCGTTCCTGCGGGGCATCGGCCAGCTGAAAGTGGACCGTGAGACCACCGATCGCACGGCCATCACGGACACGCTGGCGGTTCTGCAGAACGGCGGCGTGCTCGGAATCTTTCCCGAGGGCACCCGGGGCGAGGGAGACTTCGCCTCGCTGCGGGCCGGGCTCGCGTACTTCGCGGTGCGCTCCGGGGCGCTGATCGTTCCGGTGGCCGTGCTGGGAAGCGCGGAGCGTCGCG
Proteins encoded in this window:
- the scpB gene encoding SMC-Scp complex subunit ScpB, which produces MLEAAPAGLLAVAELELKPALEAVLMVVDEPATEEHLAKVLDRPRRQVADALRELADEYTVQGRGFELRLVAGGWRFYSRPEYAAAVERFVLDGQQARLTQAALETLAVVAYRQPVSRSRVSAVRGVNCDGVMRTLLQRGLVEEAGAEPETGAILYRTTNYFLERMGLRGLDELPELAPFLPEAEAIESETQEGVPSFDPDAPDLDDADDKTEI
- a CDS encoding pseudouridine synthase yields the protein MRSSNGRNSSGNNGGSRGGNSGGRGSSGGRPSGGGRPSSGGRPSSGGGRPSSGGGRPSSGGRGDYRGAGNSRDDRQGQGRGGSDSRDDRPSRPSKPRPEERRYDVGPGSTHEGPKSGRGASARGGAKGGPKQGQQQRGRNRTEPARSREYETRTEERNRDRYAGKPQIKTPKTFPGAEQEGERLQKILARAGYGSRRACEELVDQSRVEVNGEIVIEQGLRVDPEKDQIKVDGLTVATQSYQFFVLNKPAGVVSTMEDNEGRQCLGDYVTNRETRLFHVGRLDTETEGVILLTNHGELAHRLTHPKYGVKKVYLAAIVGPIPRDLGKQLKNGIQLEDGYAKADHFRVVENTGKNYLVEVTLHEGRKHIVRRMLAEAGFPVEKLVRTSFGPITLGDQKSGWLRRLSNTEVGMLMNEVDL
- a CDS encoding NUDIX hydrolase, producing MEGYDKYAFEPFAVTVDLAVFTLRAGMLHVLLVERGQEPYAGRWALPGGFVLPHESAETAAGRELAEETGLSDVEKLHLEQLRTYSGPERDPRMRVVSVAFTALVPDAPEARGGGDAAHAAWLPYASYGPLAFDHDQILEDAHERIGAKLEYSDLATHFCPPEFTLGELRQVYETVWGTALDPANFRRKVLATPGFVEPLAGAARLTGGRGKPAALYRAGANAALHPPLLRPSVPEGDLS
- a CDS encoding ADP-ribosylglycohydrolase family protein — encoded protein: MKRVATMKRAATGSLIGLALGDALGFPTEFNDIPSILAKCGPWRDMELPRPAIVTDDTQMTLALGRGLRDAMGRGLLGPKRMEHSVRPEFVEWYHSPENNRAPGRTCLVACRRLDSSRPWQEASQIDSKGCGANMRVAPIGMVPGLSEGQRAGAAQLQSALTHGHPTALAASDLTARAVFLLMHGAEPHELIGLLRSYALENRTRYHATWLGDLWTRSQDPTPEHFIARGWDECLVMLNLLEAAVQAGDEEADPCLATGEGWVAEEAFATGLLCFLLFPEEPVTALRRAACTSGDSDSIACLAGAFAGAYLGSDVWPSGWAERIEYRSELLTLGALWDA
- a CDS encoding nucleotidyltransferase domain-containing protein, producing MRTHDDIRLREAGLPDTDLGPVLAEQADPLLFATVSGAHLYGFPSQDSDVDLRGVHLLPLDALVGLREPDETRSRMWVRDGIEMDLVTHDLRKFVRLMLRRNGYVLEQLLSPLVVHTSDAHAELVALAPDVLTSHHAHHYRGFATTQERLFEKTGELKPLLYAFRVLLTGIHLMRSGEVQAHLPSLIGLVDAPAYLPDLVAAKAGAEHGAADVEHARVADDLARLHALLDAAQADSGLPDAPAAYDALHDLVVRVRLER
- a CDS encoding nucleotidyltransferase domain-containing protein — encoded protein: MTAPPPDDQQTALVRDHTIYSCVMGSRAFGLATDASDTDRRGIFLAPTPLYWRFDKPPTHIEGPLDEQFSWELERFCELALRANPNILECLHSPLVEHIDDTGRELLTLRPAFLSRQAHDTFARYALGQRKKLDADVRTHGAPRWKHAMHLLRLLMSCRDLLRTGELVIDVGEARDDLLAVKHGEVPWPEVEARMNRLAAEAAEADAKSPLPTEPDRARVADFLFRVRRASALQSDPDHQVV
- a CDS encoding Rieske (2Fe-2S) protein, which translates into the protein MTTDDVASVRASRRTVLAAGAAAALAGCSKYGDEGGGGEAPTAPSATATPGSPTPAEPEPSGDGPTSGKPPKGEASSEQPPAGEELAKTSDVEVGGGKIFKDKKIVVTQPTAGDFKAFSAVCTHAGCTVNDVSGGTINCPCHGSKYRIADAAVADGPAPAPLSPQQITVSGDSIRLP
- a CDS encoding DUF6529 family protein, giving the protein MSVDPNAATQSFPGRPHTTHSRPRPARYLVPALVAAAVAVGLGAYGKVHDPEGTAFNLAGFSSTGAVKAWLGTAAFAFAVVQLGSALALYGRLPGVRSKPWMAFVHRWSGRVAFLLAVPVAVHCLYALGYQTYDTRTMWHSLFGCVFFGAFSAKMLLLRTERLPGWLLPVVGGLVFAVLTVVWLTSALWFFRTFGVTT
- a CDS encoding YidB family protein, whose product is MAGNDPLGDLLGSLLGGGKQGGSGGGGGGGGILAALLSAFMNKGGSGGSHPLSGLLEQFNKAGLADESQSWVKQGENQQVTGAQVQQALPDETLQEVAQKVGVSPEQAANEIAQVLPQAVDQLTPQGQVPAESIEDLMRKQGL
- a CDS encoding prephenate dehydrogenase; translation: MTPGRAAYPTHRAARTSTVRTAAVHGTGLIGTSVALALASRGVTVHLVDHDPEQARTAAALGAGTDAAPEGPVDLVVVAVPPAHVASTLAEVMGRGVGRGYIDVASVKGGPRRELEALGLDLSSYIGTHPMSGRERSGPLAGTADLFEGRPWVLTPTRDTDTEVLNLALELVALCRAVPVVMEADAHDRAVALVSHMPHLVSSMVAARLQDAEETAVRLCGQGIRDVTRIAASDPRMWIDILSANPGPVAELLAAVSADLDETVEALRALQSSDEDKRRLGAAGIEDVLRRGNAGQVRVPGKHGSAPTAYEIVAVLIDDQPGQLARIFGDADRAGVNIEDVRIEHATGQQAGLVQLMVEPAAAARLSAALRERGWAIRQ
- the cmk gene encoding (d)CMP kinase; its protein translation is MTRKVLATVETAAPSAVIVAIDGPSGTGKSSTSKAVAEQLGLSYLDTGAQYRAITWWMVHNGIDITDPSAIAAAAGKPEILSGTDPAGPTITVDGTDVAGPIRTQEVTSKVSAVSAVPEVRTRITELQRSIAAGAERGIVVEGRDIGTTVLPDADLKVFLTASPEARAARRSGELKGADVNATREALLKRDAADSGRKTSPLAKADDAVEVDTSDLTLQQVIECVVTLVEEKRAAK
- a CDS encoding lysophospholipid acyltransferase family protein, translated to MRRDPGRGEAGREVTEPATAPSERGAEVGRRIGVGLMYGFWKPRVLGAWKVPAAGPVILAVNHTHGLDGPMLMGTAPRPVHFLIKKEAFVGPLDPFLRGIGQLKVDRETTDRTAITDTLAVLQNGGVLGIFPEGTRGEGDFASLRAGLAYFAVRSGALIVPVAVLGSAERRGRLIKGLPPLRSRVDVVFGDAFEAGDGSGRRTRKALDEATVRIQERLTGHLENARRLTGR